In the Athene noctua chromosome 25, bAthNoc1.hap1.1, whole genome shotgun sequence genome, one interval contains:
- the SRCIN1 gene encoding SRC kinase signaling inhibitor 1 isoform X2, whose product MLPRWAKHPFGASPRAAPRLREPERPAEPGDYRLTPLLVDPERTSTHMISADDAEYPREYRTLGNGTRRFSNVGLVHTSERRHTVIAAQSLEALTGLQKSEMERKRDAFMDHLKNKYPQHALALRGQQERMRDQQPNYWSFKTRSSRHSQGSQPGLADQAKLSFASAESLETMSEAELPLGFNRMNRFRQSLPLSRSTSQTKLRSPGVLFLQFGDETRRVHITHEISSMDTLHALIVHMFPQKLTMGMLKSPNTAILIKDESRNVFYELEDVRDIQDRSIIKIYRKEPLYASFPASHITNGDLRREMVYTSRESSPTRRLNNMSPASHLTSGSPPPVLQSSSPSRSRMSYSGGRPPSYAGSPVHHSERLSNLPPAQGVSPSPSAILERRDVKPDEDLAGKNVVLVKNEGLYADPYGMVHEGRLSITSTQSLAGMGDPFGYSGGLYKRGSVRSLSTYSAAALQTELEDSLYKPNAPIYSDTYGPGLGFRMPPSSPQKMADGRLVDVQPGQSPHSPYSGPPSRSSPVRQSFRKDSCSSVFMESPVNKPRNPSSSGPPELFPGPSDRPLSGFGSPGPAKDTETRERMEAMEKQIASLTGLVQSALLRGSEAETPSEKTEATNGGTPPSASTSRSGMGTPVPAPPPPSASSTPAGQPTAITRLHMQLHLHDLQQNASDLRNQLQQLKKLQLQNQETVKTMLRRTETEISVRVTDTMRKHEDPLQRQRSLVEEERLRYLNEEELITQQLNDLEKSVEKIQKDLAHNHRLIPVQELEEKAVVLKQLGETLTDLKAQFPSLQSKMRVVLRVEVEAVKFLKEEPNRLDGLLKRCKTVTDTLAQIRRQVDEGVWTSPSNLSQSPKKVAPETDFNKGLDLEVPTSPPVNLHHLTAVTETLGMPSFGHSPPQTQTHPSKSNNPSRAPEMVPAKTQTGPETPSKKSADKAVSVEAAERDWEEKRAALTQYSAKDINRLLEETQAELMKAIPDLEFAAKHKQAPGSGSAASTPEHKPSKPQHAPKSGGKGDPNGRRGSDELTVPRYRTEKPSKSPPPPPPRRSFPSSHGLTTTRSGEVIVTSKKEPSFMKKAESEELETQKPQVKLRRTVSEVVRPASTPPIIASAIKDDDDEDRIIAELEVFQRSSASPFPPKLRYDPLAAAVSPGHADLWPNGASVAAEGWKEPLALAAPGSRAFSLPQIVLTECVSEPPSPEAEPELWVETGSSEHGDPAGSGGAGGEFAPKGGRKCRVSPGMSEKSPSAPGYPPASALQPPSSPSQGCAPAAGETWRFPLAASKVSSLSKHKRSRPAVGGGGDAAGRQEGSSQTPYRGPLAAQPPHLCGEATRPGAGAAALPSTGAGSTVPQLPDAGDPRGAARQSVREASLSPGDSAGMCRQAQREDSSPAPACPVPDPRAFPGGDPVPGQSQAEHPPVGAFSRPSHCAASPGRGGVAPAAGGEGGAEDAGAGGKAAEGLCKGQLSPHHSMTLRSKEIYEGTYQRLDSLEETIRELELTISEISSHPSAEFVFPKELLGQAGPKGTSEESKEGLGDLKHGSCDDGIVLDLSRAKDDESPSPSKPKPPLLPKPQLPLDTPQSGGVSIPAMKVVNPASRLKQSPQGSPDKSKHIKQRMEYMRIQGQQQVVHL is encoded by the exons cAACCCAACTACTGGAGCTTTAAG aCCAGGAGCTCCCGACACTCCCAGGGCTCCCAGCCTGGCTTGGCCGACCAAGCCAAACTGTCCTTCGCCTCGGCCGAATCCCTGGAAACCATGTCGGAAGCGGAGCTGCCCCTGGGCTTCAACAGGATGAATCGGTTCCGGCAGAGCTTGCCCTTGTCCCGGTCCACCAGCCAGACCAAGCTGCGGTCGCCAG GGGTCCTTTTCCTGCAGTTTGGGGACGAGACGAGGCGCGTCCACATCACCCACGAGATCAGCAGCATGGACACCCTGCACGCCCTCATTGTCCACATGTTCCCCCAGAAGCTCACCATGGGGATGCTGAAGTCTCCCAACACTGCCATCCTCATCAAGGACGAGTCACGCAACGTCTTCTACGAGCTGGAGGATGTCCG TGATATCCAGGACAGAAGTATCATTAAAATCTACCGGAAAGAGCCTCTCTACGCCTCGTTCCCAGCCTCGCACATCACCAACGGTGACCTGAGG AGGGAGATGGTGTACACCTCCAGGGAGTCGTCTCCCACCCGCCGGCTGAACAACATGTCCCCGGCTTCCCACCTCACCTCCGGCTCCCCTCCGCCGGTGCTGCAGTCCTCCTCCCCGTCCCGCTCCCGCATGTCCTACAGCGGGGGCCGCCCGCCCTCCTACGCCGGCAGCCCCGTCCATCACAGCGAGCGTCTCTCCAACCTGCCGCCCGCCCAGGGCGTCTCGCCCAGCCCCAGCGCCATCCTGGAGCGCCGGGATGTGAAGCCGGATGAAGATCTGGCCGGGAAGAACGTGGTGCTGGTGAAGAACGAGGGGCTGTACGCCGATCCCTACGGCATGGTGCACGAGGGCCGCCTCAGCATCACCTCCACCCAGTCCCTGGCTGGCATGGGAGACCCTTTTGGCTACTCGGGGGGGCTGTACAAGCGGGGCTCCGTTCGCTCGCTCAGCACCTACTCGGCAGCCGCCTTGCAGACGGAGCTGGAGGACAGCCTGTACAAGCCCAACGCGCCCATTTACAGCGACACGTACGGACCCGGCTTGGGTTTCCGCatgcccccctcctccccgcagAAGATGGCTGATGGCCGGTTGGTGGACGTGCAGCCGGGGCAGAGCCCCCACAGCCCCTACTCGGGAccccccagccgctcctcgcccgtCCGTCAGTCCTTCCGCAAGGACTCCTGCTCCTCCGTCTTCATGGAAAGCCCTGTCAACAAGCCACGCAACCCCAGCTCCTCTGGCCCTCCGGAGCTGTTTCCTGGCCCCAGCGATCGCCCGCTCTCAGGGTTTGGCTCTCCAGGACCGGCCAAGGACACGGAAACAAG ggagcggATGGAGGCGATGGAGAAGCAGATCGCCAGCCTGACGGGGCTGGTGCAGAGCGCGCTGCTCCGCGGCTCCGAGGCCGAGACCCCCAG TGAGAAGACAGAAGCCACCAACGGTGGGACCCCCCCGTCAGCGT CGACCAGCCGCAGTGGCATGGGGACACCGGtgcccgcgcccccgccgccctcaGCCTCCAGCACGCCGGCGGGGCAGCCCACAGCCATCACCCGCTTGCACATGCAGCTGCACCTCCACGACCTGCAGCAGAACGCCAGCGACCTCCGcaaccagctgcagcagctcaagAAGCTGCAG CTGCAGAACCAAGAGACGGTGAAGACGATGCTGCGGCGGACAGAGACGGAGATCAGCGTGCGGGTGACGGACACGATGCGCAAGCACGAGGACCCGCTCCAGCGCCAGCGCAGCTTGGTGGAGGAGGAGCGGCTCCGCTACCTCAACGAGGAGGAGCTGATCACCCAGCAGCTCAA TGACCTGGAGAAGTCAGTGGAGAAGATCCAGAAGGATTTGGCCCACAACCACCGGCTCATCCCcgtgcaggagctggaggagaaggcaGTGGTGCTCAAGCAGCTGGGGGAGACGCTGACAGACCTCAAGG CCCAGTTCCCCAGCCTGCAGAGCAAGATGCGGGTGGTGCTGCGGGTGGAGGTGGAAGCCGTCAAGTTCCTGAAGGAGGAGCCGAACCGCCTCGATGGTCTGCTCAAGCGCTGCAAGACGGTGACCGACACCCTCGCCCAGATCCGCAG GCAAGTGGACGAGGGGGTGTGGACCTCCCCCAGCAACCTCAGCCAGTCCCCCAAGAAGGTGGCCCCCGAGACGGACTTCAACAAAGGGCTGGATTTGGAGGTGCCCACCAGCCCCCCGGTGAACCTCCACCACCTGACGGCTGTCACCGAGACCCTGGGCATGCCCAGCTttgggcacagccccccccaaacccagacCCACCCCTCCAAGAGCAATAACCCTTCCCGAGCTCCGGAGATGGTGCCCGCCAAGACCCAGACGGGCCCGGAGACCCCCAGCAAGAAGAGTGCGGACAAAGCTGTGTCTGTGGAG GCTGCCGAGCGGGACTGGGAGGAGAAGCGGGCAGCGCTGACCCAGTACAGTGCCAAGGACATCAACCGTCTCCTGGAGGAGACGCAGGCCGAGCTGATGAAGGCCATCCCCGACCTGGAGTTCGCTGCCAAGCACAAACAAGCCCCAGGCAGCGGCAGCGCCGCCTCCACGCCCGAGCACAAACCTTCCAAGCCGCAGCACGCGCCGAAGTCAGGGGGAAAAGGGGACCCCAACGGCCGCAGGGGCTCAG ACGAACTGACGGTGCCACGGTACCGGACCGAGAAACCCTCCAAATCGCCGCCACCTCCCCCTCCGCGCCGGAGCTTCCCCTCGTCCCACGGGCTGACCACAACCCGCAGTGGCGAAGTCATCGTCACCAGCAAGAAGGAGCCCAGTTTTATGAAG AAGGCCGAGTCGGAGGAGCTGGAGACGCAGAAGCCCCAGGTGAAGCTGAGACGGACGGTGTCAGAGGTGGTCAGGCCGGCGTCCACCCCTCCCATCATCGCCTCTGCCATCAAAGACGACGACGACGAGGACCGCATCATTGCGGAGCTGGAG GTGTTTCAGAGAAGTTCTGcctcccctttccctcccaaGCTCCGTTACGATCCGCTCGCGGCTGCCGTCTCCCCTGGGCACGCAGACTTGTGGCCCAACGGAGCCTCCGTTGCAGCCGAAGGATGGAAG GAGCCGTTGGCcctggcagccccggggagcAGGGCTTTCTCCCTCCCGCAGATTGTGCTCACCGAGTGCGTGTCTGAACCGCCGTCCCCCGAAGCCGAACCGGAGCTGTGGGTGGAAACGGGCTCCTCGGAGCACGGGGACCCGGCCGGCAgcggaggagcaggaggggagtTTGCACCCAAGGGGGGAAGGAAATGCCGTGTGTCTCCTGGCATGTCCGAAAAGTCTCCATCTGCACCCGGGTACCCTCCAGcctcagccctgcagcccccgaGCAGCCCGTCTcagggctgtgcccctgcagcaggaGAGACTTGGAGGTTCCCTCTGGCAGCCAGCAAGGTCTCGTCTCTCTCAAAGCATAAACGGAGCCGTCCtgcagtgggaggaggaggggatgcCGCTGGCAGGCAAGAAGGCAGCAGCCAGACTCCTTACCGAGGTCCCTTGGCTGCACAGCCCCCTCATCTCTGCGGGGAAGCCACACGTCCCGGAGCTGGAGCGGCCGCGCTCCCCTCCACCGGTGCAGGCAGCACCGTCCCCCAACTTCCCGATGCTGGGGACCCCCGAGGAGCAGCCAGGCAGAGTGTGCGGGAGGCATCGCTCTCTCCTGGAGACTCCGCTGGGATGTGCAGACAAGCGCAGAGAGAGGACAGCTCGCCAGCCCCAGCCTGCCCAGTGCCAGATCCCAGAGCTTTCCCGGGCGGGGATCCAGTCCCAGGCCAGTCCCAGGCGGAGCATCCCCCGGTCGGTGCTTTCTCGAGGCCGAGCCATTGTGCAGCCtcgccgggccggggcggggtgGCTCCGGCTGCCGGGGGGGAAGGCGGCGCAGAGGATGCCGGCGCGGGGGGGAAGGCAGCGGAGGGGCTCTGCAAAGGGCAGTTGTCCCCTCACCACTCCATGACTCTGCGCAGCAAGGAGATTTATGAAGGCACGTACCAAAGACTGGATAGCTTGGAAGAAACTATCCGTGAGCTGGAGCTAACCATCAGTGAGATCAGCAGCCATCCCTCGGCTGAATTTGTATTCCCTAAAGAGCTGCTAGGACAAGCGGGACCCAAGGGTACCAGCGAGGAGAGCAAGGAAGGTCTGGGGGATCTCAAACACGGTAGCTGTGACGATGGGATTGTCCTGGACCTCAGTCGAGCCAAAGATGATGAGAGTCCATCTCCAAGCAAGCCCAAGCCGCCTCTGCTACCCAAGCCGCAGCTCCCCCTCGACACTCCGcag AGCGGTGGCGTGTCCATCCCGGCCATGAAGGTGGTGAACCCGGCGTCCCGGCTGAAGCAGAGCCCACAGGGCAGCCCCGACAAGAGCAAGCACATAAAGCAGCGGATGGAGTACATGCGGAtccagggccagcagcaggtaGTCCATCTCTAG
- the SRCIN1 gene encoding SRC kinase signaling inhibitor 1 isoform X9, whose product MGNTPSQDPERTSTHMISADDAEYPREYRTLGNGTRRFSNVGLVHTSERRHTVIAAQSLEALTGLQKSEMERKRDAFMDHLKNKYPQHALALRGQQERMRDQQPNYWSFKTRSSRHSQGSQPGLADQAKLSFASAESLETMSEAELPLGFNRMNRFRQSLPLSRSTSQTKLRSPGVLFLQFGDETRRVHITHEISSMDTLHALIVHMFPQKLTMGMLKSPNTAILIKDESRNVFYELEDVRDIQDRSIIKIYRKEPLYASFPASHITNGDLRREMVYTSRESSPTRRLNNMSPASHLTSGSPPPVLQSSSPSRSRMSYSGGRPPSYAGSPVHHSERLSNLPPAQGVSPSPSAILERRDVKPDEDLAGKNVVLVKNEGLYADPYGMVHEGRLSITSTQSLAGMGDPFGYSGGLYKRGSVRSLSTYSAAALQTELEDSLYKPNAPIYSDTYGPGLGFRMPPSSPQKMADGRLVDVQPGQSPHSPYSGPPSRSSPVRQSFRKDSCSSVFMESPVNKPRNPSSSGPPELFPGPSDRPLSGFGSPGPAKDTETRERMEAMEKQIASLTGLVQSALLRGSEAETPSEKTEATNGGTPPSASTSRSGMGTPVPAPPPPSASSTPAGQPTAITRLHMQLHLHDLQQNASDLRNQLQQLKKLQLQNQETVKTMLRRTETEISVRVTDTMRKHEDPLQRQRSLVEEERLRYLNEEELITQQLNDLEKSVEKIQKDLAHNHRLIPVQELEEKAVVLKQLGETLTDLKAQFPSLQSKMRVVLRVEVEAVKFLKEEPNRLDGLLKRCKTVTDTLAQIRRQVDEGVWTSPSNLSQSPKKVAPETDFNKGLDLEVPTSPPVNLHHLTAVTETLGMPSFGHSPPQTQTHPSKSNNPSRAPEMVPAKTQTGPETPSKKSADKAVSVEAAERDWEEKRAALTQYSAKDINRLLEETQAELMKAIPDLEFAAKHKQAPGSGSAASTPEHKPSKPQHAPKSGGKGDPNGRRGSASFVPRRTDGATVPDRETLQIAATSPSAPELPLVPRADHNPQWRSHRHQQEGAQFYEEGRVGGAGDAEAPGEAETDGVRGGQAGVHPSHHRLCHQRRRRRGPHHCGAGGVSEKFCLPFPSQAPLRSARGCRLPWARRLVAQRSLRCSRRMEERWRVHPGHEGGEPGVPAEAEPTGQPRQEQAHKAADGVHADPGPAAGR is encoded by the exons cAACCCAACTACTGGAGCTTTAAG aCCAGGAGCTCCCGACACTCCCAGGGCTCCCAGCCTGGCTTGGCCGACCAAGCCAAACTGTCCTTCGCCTCGGCCGAATCCCTGGAAACCATGTCGGAAGCGGAGCTGCCCCTGGGCTTCAACAGGATGAATCGGTTCCGGCAGAGCTTGCCCTTGTCCCGGTCCACCAGCCAGACCAAGCTGCGGTCGCCAG GGGTCCTTTTCCTGCAGTTTGGGGACGAGACGAGGCGCGTCCACATCACCCACGAGATCAGCAGCATGGACACCCTGCACGCCCTCATTGTCCACATGTTCCCCCAGAAGCTCACCATGGGGATGCTGAAGTCTCCCAACACTGCCATCCTCATCAAGGACGAGTCACGCAACGTCTTCTACGAGCTGGAGGATGTCCG TGATATCCAGGACAGAAGTATCATTAAAATCTACCGGAAAGAGCCTCTCTACGCCTCGTTCCCAGCCTCGCACATCACCAACGGTGACCTGAGG AGGGAGATGGTGTACACCTCCAGGGAGTCGTCTCCCACCCGCCGGCTGAACAACATGTCCCCGGCTTCCCACCTCACCTCCGGCTCCCCTCCGCCGGTGCTGCAGTCCTCCTCCCCGTCCCGCTCCCGCATGTCCTACAGCGGGGGCCGCCCGCCCTCCTACGCCGGCAGCCCCGTCCATCACAGCGAGCGTCTCTCCAACCTGCCGCCCGCCCAGGGCGTCTCGCCCAGCCCCAGCGCCATCCTGGAGCGCCGGGATGTGAAGCCGGATGAAGATCTGGCCGGGAAGAACGTGGTGCTGGTGAAGAACGAGGGGCTGTACGCCGATCCCTACGGCATGGTGCACGAGGGCCGCCTCAGCATCACCTCCACCCAGTCCCTGGCTGGCATGGGAGACCCTTTTGGCTACTCGGGGGGGCTGTACAAGCGGGGCTCCGTTCGCTCGCTCAGCACCTACTCGGCAGCCGCCTTGCAGACGGAGCTGGAGGACAGCCTGTACAAGCCCAACGCGCCCATTTACAGCGACACGTACGGACCCGGCTTGGGTTTCCGCatgcccccctcctccccgcagAAGATGGCTGATGGCCGGTTGGTGGACGTGCAGCCGGGGCAGAGCCCCCACAGCCCCTACTCGGGAccccccagccgctcctcgcccgtCCGTCAGTCCTTCCGCAAGGACTCCTGCTCCTCCGTCTTCATGGAAAGCCCTGTCAACAAGCCACGCAACCCCAGCTCCTCTGGCCCTCCGGAGCTGTTTCCTGGCCCCAGCGATCGCCCGCTCTCAGGGTTTGGCTCTCCAGGACCGGCCAAGGACACGGAAACAAG ggagcggATGGAGGCGATGGAGAAGCAGATCGCCAGCCTGACGGGGCTGGTGCAGAGCGCGCTGCTCCGCGGCTCCGAGGCCGAGACCCCCAG TGAGAAGACAGAAGCCACCAACGGTGGGACCCCCCCGTCAGCGT CGACCAGCCGCAGTGGCATGGGGACACCGGtgcccgcgcccccgccgccctcaGCCTCCAGCACGCCGGCGGGGCAGCCCACAGCCATCACCCGCTTGCACATGCAGCTGCACCTCCACGACCTGCAGCAGAACGCCAGCGACCTCCGcaaccagctgcagcagctcaagAAGCTGCAG CTGCAGAACCAAGAGACGGTGAAGACGATGCTGCGGCGGACAGAGACGGAGATCAGCGTGCGGGTGACGGACACGATGCGCAAGCACGAGGACCCGCTCCAGCGCCAGCGCAGCTTGGTGGAGGAGGAGCGGCTCCGCTACCTCAACGAGGAGGAGCTGATCACCCAGCAGCTCAA TGACCTGGAGAAGTCAGTGGAGAAGATCCAGAAGGATTTGGCCCACAACCACCGGCTCATCCCcgtgcaggagctggaggagaaggcaGTGGTGCTCAAGCAGCTGGGGGAGACGCTGACAGACCTCAAGG CCCAGTTCCCCAGCCTGCAGAGCAAGATGCGGGTGGTGCTGCGGGTGGAGGTGGAAGCCGTCAAGTTCCTGAAGGAGGAGCCGAACCGCCTCGATGGTCTGCTCAAGCGCTGCAAGACGGTGACCGACACCCTCGCCCAGATCCGCAG GCAAGTGGACGAGGGGGTGTGGACCTCCCCCAGCAACCTCAGCCAGTCCCCCAAGAAGGTGGCCCCCGAGACGGACTTCAACAAAGGGCTGGATTTGGAGGTGCCCACCAGCCCCCCGGTGAACCTCCACCACCTGACGGCTGTCACCGAGACCCTGGGCATGCCCAGCTttgggcacagccccccccaaacccagacCCACCCCTCCAAGAGCAATAACCCTTCCCGAGCTCCGGAGATGGTGCCCGCCAAGACCCAGACGGGCCCGGAGACCCCCAGCAAGAAGAGTGCGGACAAAGCTGTGTCTGTGGAG GCTGCCGAGCGGGACTGGGAGGAGAAGCGGGCAGCGCTGACCCAGTACAGTGCCAAGGACATCAACCGTCTCCTGGAGGAGACGCAGGCCGAGCTGATGAAGGCCATCCCCGACCTGGAGTTCGCTGCCAAGCACAAACAAGCCCCAGGCAGCGGCAGCGCCGCCTCCACGCCCGAGCACAAACCTTCCAAGCCGCAGCACGCGCCGAAGTCAGGGGGAAAAGGGGACCCCAACGGCCGCAGGGGCTCAG CATCGTTTGTGCCCAGACGAACTGACGGTGCCACGGTACCGGACCGAGAAACCCTCCAAATCGCCGCCACCTCCCCCTCCGCGCCGGAGCTTCCCCTCGTCCCACGGGCTGACCACAACCCGCAGTGGCGAAGTCATCGTCACCAGCAAGAAGGAGCCCAGTTTTATGAAG AAGGCCGAGTCGGAGGAGCTGGAGACGCAGAAGCCCCAGGTGAAGCTGAGACGGACGGTGTCAGAGGTGGTCAGGCCGGCGTCCACCCCTCCCATCATCGCCTCTGCCATCAAAGACGACGACGACGAGGACCGCATCATTGCGGAGCTGGAG GTGTTTCAGAGAAGTTCTGcctcccctttccctcccaaGCTCCGTTACGATCCGCTCGCGGCTGCCGTCTCCCCTGGGCACGCAGACTTGTGGCCCAACGGAGCCTCCGTTGCAGCCGAAGGATGGAAG AGCGGTGGCGTGTCCATCCCGGCCATGAAGGTGGTGAACCCGGCGTCCCGGCTGAAGCAGAGCCCACAGGGCAGCCCCGACAAGAGCAAGCACATAAAGCAGCGGATGGAGTACATGCGGAtccagggccagcagcag gCCGCTAG